The DNA region AGATTGACCATGTACCTGAGAAATGATTAGCATTGATAAAAGGGCAAAGGTACATTGAAAAAAAAGTGACTTCATATTGTTCAAAACAGAATTAAAATTTGCAATGCTACAGATTATTGTTCGATATTGATAGAAAAACTCAACATCCTTTGTTGTAACTTATTAAATGTATCCCCCGAATAAGGATTTGAAAAATCTCTTCTATGATCATTCATGAATGAGCTACTAAATCTAAATTCAGGTGAAATAACAGCAAACGGTAAGTAAATGTGTACACCTGCTCCCATTTCTCCACCAAAAGATACTTTTCTCATTAAAGGAGCTGTCGCATTGCCCAAATCCCTTTCTGCTGTATATTCTTGAGAATTACTTGATAAGTTAAAATCAACTTTTGGGCCGCCAAATAAATATGCACGGTAATTATTTATTCTGTCAGATGTGAATTTTACGTGCAAAGGAATACTGATTAGTGTTTGAGGTAATTTCATTTGCTCGTAATAATCTCCAGAGCTTGATACAAGTAAATTGCTTTTATCCGTAGGTATGGCACCATCAGCATAATAATAATTCAAATATTTAGACCCACCTATAATTAATTTTGGTACAGTTCTTAATTCCCAATGTCTAGCTAATTTTAATGTTCCCATTAAGCCTAATTCAATTCCGCCACTAGATCCAGATTCAGCTCTTTTGAAGTTGCTTTGCTCATTAAAAAGACCAGATTTTGTAGTTTTTAAGAAGGAAGAATTATATCCAAATGAAATACCAAAATAATAAGGGAGTTCATCATGATCATTTTTTTCAAAATATCCATCTTGAGCGTATATTTTAATTCCACTTGAAATGGATATAAGTATAATTAAAGCGCAAATGCTTTTCATATGAAACATTAATAATTGATTTTCTTTGAATAACTTAACGACATTTAAAAAGAATAATTGTCTTCAATTAATATGCCATATAAGTTTTTGTATTTTCGCAACCTCATTTAAAACGTGTATTTATTATATTGCAGCTATGAGTTTCGAATTTGAACCATTATCTATCGACGATGAATTTGAAAGATTGTTAGAAATCGGAGATAAAATACTTATCACAGAGTTTCTAAATGATCAGAATATTAGTGATGTAGTAGAATTGGTAGATAATTTTCCGGAGTATGAGACTCAAATTGTCTCCACCATGTCTACGCATCGAGCGTCTAGTGTTTTTAAAATGCTAGATTTTTCTGTGCAAAAAAGAATCATTAATAGCCTTTCTCCCATAAAAACGGCGGAACTTTTAAATGAATTATCTCCAGATGATCGTACACAATTTTTGGAATCCCTTCCAAATGAACAGCTGAGAGATCTATTAAAATTATTAGATCCAAAGGAGGTTAAGATCACTGTAAGTCTTTTGGGATATCCTGAAGATAGTGTTGGACGTCTGATGACAACAGATTACGTCTATGTTTATGAAGATAATACGGTTTTGGATGCCTTTCACACGATCCGAAAATTTGGGAAGAATTCTGAAACAGTAGATGTTATTTATGTGATTAGTTTTGATGGAAAGCTAATTGATGACTTGCGTATTCGTGATTTGATTCTTGCTTCCCCAGAAACTCCTATAAGTGAAATTATTGATGGAAGATTTATCTCCTTAAAAGCTACGGATGATCAAGAGTATGCCAGTCAAGTATTCAAAAAAAATAATCGCGTCGCTCTTCCAGTTACCGGAGATAATGACAAATTGTTGGGCATTGTGACGATTGATGATATCCTTTGGGTAACCAATGAAGAATTTAGTGAGGATATGCAAAAAATGGGTGGTACCGAGGCATTGGACGAGCCTTATTTAGATACTCCATTTTTCAAATTAATGAAAAAAAGAGCGGGTTGGTTGATTATCCTCTTTTTGAGTGAATTATTAACGGCAACTGCTATGGCTTATTTCAATGATGAAATAGCCAAAGCAACTATCTTAGCGATGTTTATTCCATTAATTATGTCGAGTGGTGGCAATAGTGGTTCGCAAGCCTCTACACTTATTATTCAAGCGATGGCGGTAGATGAAGTTTCTTTGAGTGATTGGTGGCGCGTTATGCGACGAGAATTTTTCAGTGGGTTGACCTTAGGCGGTATTTTGGGTATCATTGGATTTATCCGAATATTTCTATGGCATCAACTGATGGTTCATGGCGTATTTGAAGATATTTACGGGCCACATTGGTTATTGGTCGGAGCTACGGTAGGTGTTTCTCTTTTGGGAATTGTAATGTGGGGTACACTTTCTGGCTCCATGTTACCAATGGTGTTGAAAAAATTGGGTGCCGATCCTGCGGTTTCTTCAGCTCCATTTGTTGCGACATTGGTGGATGTAACAGGTATCGTTATTTATTTTTCTGTAGCATATATGTTCTTGAGAGGAATTTTATTGTAAATAGTAATTAGAAGCGAGTAACTAGTAATAATGAAAATTTTTTCTTAATCATAATTCATAATTCATAATTCATAATTCATAATTCATAATTTTTATCCTAATAATTATCCATGTATCCTAATCTATATTACGTATTTAAAGAATTATTTCACATTGATTTACCTGCGTTGAAGGTGATCAATACATTTGGTTTTTTCGTTGCGATTGCATTTCTTATTTGCGCAGCGTTAATCGTCAAAGAGTTAAAAAGAAGACAAGCGTTAGGAATATTTACCTATGAAGATAAAAAAGTAACGATAGGCGAACCTGCAACAACAACCGAATTGGTGTTAAATTTCGTATTGGGATTTGCAATGGGATATAAAATTTTGGGTGTTTTTGTAACGAAAGGCGCACTCAATAATCCACAAGAATTTTTATTTTCCGGCCAAGGAAATTTCATTGCAGGTATTGCAGTAGGTGCTCTTTTTGCTTTTTTGAAATGGCAAGAAAAGAACAAAGTCAAATTGGCTAAACCCGAAACTCGAACAATTCGCATCTGGCCGAGTGATAGAGTGGGAGACATAATTATGATTGCTGCCGGAGGAGGTTTCGTCGGTGCGAAGATTTTTGACAATTTGGAAAATTGGAATCGATTTATTCAAGATCCGATTGGTAATTTGTTGTCGCCAAGTGGTTTGACATATTACGGTGGCTTGATTGTCGCGTCACTCTCTCTTTGGTATTATTTTCGAAAACATAATATGCGTTTTATTGATGTTGCGGATGCGCTAGCACCTATTTTGATGTTGTCTTATGGTTTGGGTAGGATTGGTTGTCAAGTAGCTGGAGACGGAGATTGGGGCATTGTAAATACAAAACCTAAACCATTTAGTTGGATGCCAGATTGGTTTTGGAGTTATGACTATGCACATAATGTAAATAAGGAAGGTGTGCCTTTGCCCAATTGTACTTGGGATGATTATTGCACACATTTACCACAAGGTGTTTTCCCAACTCCTTTATATGAAATCATTGTTTCTGTGATCTTATTTTTCTTTCTATGGTCGGTTCGCAAAAAAATTACAACTCCAGGTAAATTATTTGGATTGTATTTGTTCGTCAACGGTTGGGAAAGATTATTGATTGAACAAATTCGTGTAAATACTAAATATGATATTTTCGGATTTCATCCAACGCAAGCAGAAATCATTGCAACCGTTTTGATAGTTGGAGGTGCTTTATTGTTCTTTAAAGCGAAAGATTGGATCAAACCGACAACCAATCATCTCGCTAAAAACTAACACTTTTAAATATTGGAGGAAATGAAACTATTCTTGAGAAATAATCAATTTTCAGGCTTGTGTTTACTTTTTTCTGTAACAATGATTCATGCACAGAAAAAAGTAGATAGAAAATTAGAGAAAAAATTAGCACCCCTTATTCAAAATTTTCATGGAACCTCTGGCATTTATGTTGAAAATCTAAAAACGGGAAAATTTGTAGCCATCAATGCTGATACGATTTTTCCAACGGCAAGTATTGTAAAAGTTCCCATACTTACAACAGTTTACCAAAAAATTTTAGACGGAAAATTAACTTATAATCAAAAGCTTATTTATAAGGATTCTTTGAAATATGGAGGTTCTGGTTTTGCTCAATTTTTCAAAGATAGTACACCAATGGATATAGCGACAGCGGCGGCTTTGATGATTGATTATAGCGATAATACAACTTCCCTTTGGTTACAATCATTGGTTGGTGGCTCTGATACGATTAATGCGGTTTTGGATAAATTAGGTTTGAAAGATACGCGTGATAATTCTCGGGCCAATCGGGAAGCGAATCGCAAAATCTATGGTTGGGGGCAAACTACGCCACGCGAAATGGCAACTTTACTCAAAGATATTTACCTAAAAAAAATATTGAATCCAGCAGCGTGTGAAAGCATGTATCGCACGATGTCGCATGTTTATTATGATAATTTCGCACTTTCGCAAATACCTCCATTTATACAAACCGCATCCAAACAAGGTATGGTAGATGAGTCTCGATCGGAATTGGTGATGGTCAATGCACCACATGGAGATTATGTATTTTACATTGCTACGAAAAATAATCAAGATCAAAGCTGGCAATCCAATAATGAAGCTTGGCAATTGGCTCGTGCTATTTCCAAATTATTGTGGCATTATTTCGAACCAAAATCTAATTGGCAACCACCTGTTGGTGCTGATATTTATTTAGGAAAATAATTGATAGTGAATTTCATTTTTAAAAAATAGTATTATGGCAAAAAAAATAAACAAGACAAATGCGATGCGCATTTTGGATAGTTTACACATTGCTTACGATGAAATTGCCTATTCCATTGAGGATGGACATATTGATGGACATTCCGTATACAAAAAAGTAGGGATGGAACCTGATGGATTTTTTAAAACCTTGGTAACTAGAGGGAAAGACAATGCGATCTGTGTTTTTGTAATTCCAGTTTTGAAAGAATTGGATTTGAAAAAAGCCGCAAAAGCTGCTGGAGAAAAGAACGTTGCTATGATTGCTGTCAAAGAATTATTGAGTATTACGGGATATATTCGAGGTGGTTGTTCGCCCATTGGAATGAAGAAAAAATTTACTACTTTTTTCGATCAAAGTATAGCGCATTTGGATAAAATTTTTGTTAGTGGAGGCAAACAAGGTTTGCTAATTGGTACGACTCCTGTGGATATATTACAAGCAACCGAAGGAAATGTGGCGGATTTAACGGTGTAAAATGAGCGATTATTATTGCAAATCAATCATAGAATCTTCTTATTAAATTGAGCACGCCGAATGTCGACAATACCGCGAAAGAAAAAATATTGCGGAATGGCCTTTTGTTCGTCCGCAATTATAAAATTTCAAAAGCGATAAACGAACAAAACAATGCCTGTAGCGTATATTTTTTCGGTGCGTTAGCATTCGCCTTATGGTCGACTTGATTTTTTCCTTCTTTTTTATCAAGAAAAAAGAACATCAGGGTAGGTATAGCATTTATATTTGCGTAGCGCAATTTCAAATATTATGGCAAAAAAAGTTTTATTTATTGATAGAGATGGTACGATTATCAACGAAGTACCGCCAACTTATCAGATTGACAGTTTTGAGAAATTAAGTTTTTATCCCAAAGTTTTGCAATATCTAGCGTTGATAACGCAAGATTTAGATTACGAATTGGTGATGATAAGCAACCAAGATGGTTTGGGTACAGATAGTTTTCCCGAAGATACATTTTGGCCAGTGCAACATTTCATTGAAAGGACATTAGAAGGTGAAGGCATACATTTTAGTGCCTCTTTTTTCGATAAAACATTTGCCAAAGACAATGCGCCAACACGCAAACCACAAACTGGAATGTTAGTCGATTATATCAATAATCCGGAATATGATTTGGCAAATTCTTATGTTATCGGCGATCGCATTACCGATGTGCAATTGGCAAAAAACTTAGGAGCAAAAGCAATCTGGTTAAATAATGATCCAGAATTAGGTGCGGAAGAAATTGCAAATGCAGATGAATTAAGCAATACAATTGCCTTACAATCAAGTGATTGGAAGGAAATTTTTTCTTATTTGAAATTTGGTTTACGTCAATGCAGTGTTGATCGGGATACCAATGAAACAAAAATTCATATCGAACTAAATATCGATGGTACAGGAAAATCTGATATCGAAACGGGCATTGGATTTTTTGATCACATGCTCGATCAAATTGCACGTCACGGCAAAATGGATTTAAAAATCAAAACCAAAGGCGATCTGCATGTTGACGAGCACCATACAATTGAAGATACCGGAATTGCTTTGGGTGAAGCTTTTGCGGCTTTATTAAAAGATAAAAGAGGGATCGAAAGATACGGATTTGCACTTCCTATGGATGACGCGGAGGCAAAAGTGTTAATCGATTTTGGTGGTCGCAGCTGGATTATTTGGAATGCAGAATTTCATCGTGAAAAAGTAGGAGAGATGCCGACGGAAATGTTTTTCCATTTCTTCAAATCCTTTAGCGATGCAGCACATTGTAATTTGAATATTGAATGCAAAGGAGATAACGAACATCACAAAATAGAAGCAATTTTCAAAGCATTTGCCAAAGCGATTCGAATGGCAGTGAAACGAGATTTGTTGAGCAATTATTTACCTAGTACGAAAGGAGTGTTGTAGAAAATTATGAATGATAATGATATTTATAAAATTATATCAGAAGAATTACTGAAGCAAAATTTTGAATTTACAAGATATTTTCTCGATAGATTTACTCTAATCTATGAAAATGAGAAAATTAAAATTGAGCGAATAGATAGAGATGATGGCGAAAATATTTTTGTTTATGTACCAATCAAGAATGAGCCATTTTATCTAAGATTTTGTTTAAATAAAAAACAACAAGATATTCATGATGTAGATACTGAGCCCGGTGTAAAGTTGTTTTTATGGCAAACTTCAGAGTTGCTGTCTTTAAAAGAATTAGTATCTATAGATGAATTAAATCCAATAAAAACATGGAATTTGGGAGATAAACATCCTCGCTTTTCAGACTTATTAATGGATAACAGTGGTATCAAATATGAACCTAATTCTGAACCAGATTCGTTAGAAGATAAAATTTCATTATTGTTGAATAATATTGAGAAATCACGGAATGTTGGTTTGTTTTTTGAAAATGAAATAAGTTTTAATATACAATGTTTTATAGATTATTATTATGAGAACCAGCTATTAGGCAATTTCATATTGAGCAGAGGCATAGTAAAAAAAATGATGCAATTTAATATTGAAATTGAATTTAATATTGCTGCATGGGGTAAATCTTTCTAATTATTTTTTGTTCAATTCAAAATTCTTTCGCATATTCGCACAGCAATGAAGTTAAATAATGTAAATATGATTTGGTGGTGGCATACAAACTCTTTTCGGGGCTTGTAGCAGCATGCTATAATCAGTATTTATTTAAAAATAAACAAAATGCCTCGAATATAATTCGGGGCTTTTTTATTGCAATTAACTATTTTAAAATATTCAAATAAACCCATGACAAGGATTGAAACAAACTGTACAAAAATGCTTTTTGATGTACAGACTCCGGTGGCTATTTATTTACGATTGAGAGATCAATTTCGCGACACCGTTTTATTGGAAGGTGCGGATTATCAATCTGCTGAGGACGCATTTTCACTTATTGGGATCAATGCGATCGGAGGTGTGGAAGTGACGGATGACGATACAATTGAGTTGAAATATCCGTTGAAAAAAACACAGAAAATCAAAATTTCAGATGCGCAAAAAGTTACGGATATTCTTTGGAATTATATGAAAGGTTACGAGGTGACGACTTCCGAAGATGATTTTGTACGTCGTGCACAGGGTTTATTTGGATATGCGACTTATAATGCCGTTCATTTTTTTGATACCATTCAACTAAAATCTTATAACAAAGAACCTGAAAGAGAGATTCCATTGATGCGCTATCGTTTGTATCAATATGTATTGGTAATCAATCATTTCAAGTCTGAAATGTATTTATGTGAAAACGTAATTAGCAGATTGGAAAGTAATTTGGAGAAAGTACAAGCTTTGGTAGAAGGTCGCGATATTCCACAATATAAATTTCGTTTAAATGGTGGAGAAATTCCCAATGTAACGGATGCAGATTATATCGAAATGGTAAAAAAAGGCATTCAGAGTTGCAAGCGTGGTGATGTATTTCAGATCGTTCCAAGCCGTAGATATGCACAGAAATTTGAAGGAGATGATTTTAATGTTTACCGCACTTTGCGTAGCGTCAATCCTTCTCCATATATGTTTTATTTTGACTACGGAAATTACAAATTATTCGGTTCGAGTCCAGAATCTCAATTACTTATTCAAGATCAAACAGCCATTGTTCATCCGATTGCTGGAACTTATAAAAGAACGGGCAATTTGTTGGAAGACAAGAAATTAGGCGAATTATTACAAAATGATCCCAAAGAAAAAGCCGAACATACGATGTTGGTTGATTTGGCTAGAAATGATTTGAGTAGAAACTGTACAGATGTAAAAGTCAATTATTTCAAAGAAGTGCATCATTTTTCTCATGTTTTGCATTTGGTGAGTGAGGTTGCGGGTTCTTTGGAAAAAGATACGAATCCATTCAAAGTTTTGGCAAATAATTTTCCTGCTGGAACCTTGAGTGGCGCTCCTAAATTCAAAGCGATGCAATTAATCGATGAAATTGAAGGGAATTCCAGAAGTTATTATGCCGGCACGATTGGATTTGTGGGTTTCAATGGTAATTTCAAACACGCGATTATGATTCGCTCTATTTTGAGTAAATCCAATACATTGTATTATCAAGCGGGCGCTGGCGTTGTGGCAAAATCGATTCCCGAAAATGAATTGCAAGAGGTAAATAACAAATTAGGCGCATTGAAATTAGCGATTCAAAAAGCGGAGCAAGTTTAATTAATGATAATTTATAAATGATGAATTATGAATGCGAAAGAAAATCTTCTAAAGGAGAAAAGTTTTCAATTTGCCATTAGAATAGTCAAATTGTATCAGCATTTGAATACATCATTTCATGAATTTATCTTAAGCAAACAATTGTTACGAAGTGGTACTGCTGTTGGTGCTTTAATTAGAGAAGCACAGAATGCAGAAAGTAAAGCAGATTTTATACATAAATTAGGAATTGCTCAGAAGGAATGTGATGAAACGCTTTATTGGTTGGAACTTTTAAAAGAAATTGCGTTTCTTACAGAAAAGGAATTTGAAAGTATTGCTATAAATGCAACAGAATTGTTGAAAATGTCACGAAGTGCAATTATTACGACAAAAAATAACTCATAACTTATAATTTATAATTCGATATGAAAATATTGGTTTTTGATAATTACGATTCATTTACCTACAATTTGGTACAATTAATCGAGCGAATTATTGGGGAAAAAGTAGATGTTTTTCGCAATGATAAAATCAGTTTGGATGAGGTAGAGAAATATGACAAAATCGTATTGTCTCCTGGTCCTGGCATTCCAGAAGAAGCGGGTTTACTTTTGCCTTTGATCAAAAGATTTGCACCTACAAAATCAATTTTGGGTGTCTGTTTGGGCGAACAAGCAATTGGTGAAGCTTTTGGGGCGAAATTGACTAATTTATCCGAAGTATTTCACGGTATTGCAACCGATATCCAGAAAACAGAAGTAAAAGCGCCATTATTTGAAGGTTTACCAGATACATTTGAGGTGGGACGATATCATAGTTGGGTCGTAGATAACGAAAATTTTCCTGAAAGTTTGGAAGTGACAACAAGAGATGCAGAAGGATTTATTATGGGATTGCAACATAAAACCTATGATGTTCAAGGTGTACAATTTCATCCGGAAAGTATCTTGACGCCAGTTGGAGAAAAAATACTTAGAAATTGGCTTGATAAGTAATTAATAGTTAATAGTTAATAGTTAATAGTTAATAGTTAATAATTAATAGTGAATAGTTACAACTTAACACGCACATTTTACTTTTTACAATGAAACAATTATTACAGTCTTTATTCAAATATAAAACTCTCTCTCGCGAAGAAGCAAAAGCTATTTTAATCGAAATTTCTCAAGGGAAATATTCGGATTTTGAGATTAGCTCTTTCATAACGGTATTTGCGATGCGCTCCATTACGATTGCGGAGTTGCAAGGTTTTGTCGATGCATTATTGGAATTATCTGTTCCAGTTGATCTGGGTACACATGAGGTTTTGGATATTGTCGGAACGGGTGGAGATGGGAAAAATACCTTCAATATTTCCACTTTGGCGTGTTTTATTGTTGCCGGTGCAGGACAAAAAGTGGTTAAACAAGGAAATTATGGAGCTTCTTCTGTGAGTGGTTCGTCTAATGTCATTGAAAATATGGGATACAAATTCAAAAATGACAGCGAATTATTAAAAAAGGAATTAGCAGAAGCGAATATTTGTTTTTTACATGCGCCCTTATTTCATCCTGCGTTGAAAGCTGTAGGAGCGATACGTAAGAGCTTAGGATTTCGTACATTTTTCAATTTGTTGGGTCCTTTGGTCAATCCTGCTCGTCCAAAATTTCAATTGTTAGGCGTATATAATTTGGAAGCGGAGCGTTTGTATAATTACTTTTTACAAGAAAGTGGACGTCAATTTGCAGTTGTGCATAGTTTGGATGGTTATGATGAAGTTTCTCTTACAGGAGATTCAAAGGTAATTACCAATGCTGGAGAACGCATATTTACACCAGAAGCTTTGGGTAAAAGACAAGTTTTTCCTGAGGATATTTATGGCGGTGATACACCAGAAGCGGCTGCCGAAATTTTCAAAACGATTATTTCGGGTAAAGGATCTTGGTCGCAAAATGCGGTGGTTTTGGCAAATGCTGCTCTTGGTTTGCATTGCACGGGAAAATATGCAACGTATGAAGATGCGTATCAAGCTGCTGTTGTAAGTTTGGAAAGTGGCAAAGCTTTGAATGCATTAAATACTTTAATTGCATTACAATAATTGCATGGAAAATATTCGTTTGCAAGATGCTGCAGAGGAGGATTTCGAGCTTTTATATCAAATAAAAACAAGATCGATCCTGCCCTATGTAGACCAAATTTGGGGCTGGGAGGAAGCCGTACAAAAAGAGTTTCTACGAAATGAAACGCCAATTTCGGAAGTTCAATTGATATTTTTCGAAGAAAAAGCTGTCGGTTTTGTACAATTGAAAATAAAAGAAAACGAAGTTTTTATTGGAAGTTTGTTTATTATGGACGATTTTCAAGGTTTGGGAATTGGTTCGTATATATTGGATAAATTAATCGCAGAATATTTCATTGTTAGATTGGAAGTCTTGAAGATCAATCACAGAGCGACAAAATTGTATCAGTCAAAAGGATTGAAAATTGTCGGAGAAAATGAATTGAAATATTTTATGCAAATAAATTGAATATGAATATTTTAGATAAGATAGTTGCAGAAAAAGTTCAAGAGGTTGCATTACATAAAGCAGCAAAGTCGATCGATGATTTGACTAAAATGGAATTATTTGAAAGAAAAACATTTTCTCTAAAAGAGGCTATTTTGAATGGTGATAATTCCAAAATTATTGCAGAATACAAACGTCAATCTCCATCTAAAGGAATAATTAATGGAAGCGCAAAAGTCGAAGAGGTAACAAAAGCATATACTGAAAATGGTGCGGCTTGTTTGTCCGTTTTGACTGATTATCCATTTTTTGGTGGTACGATGGAAGATTTGGGCAAAGCCCGATTTAATCAAATTCCTATTTTGCGAAAGGATTTTATGGTCGATTCATATCAAGTGTACGAAGCAAAAGCAATTGGCGCAGATGTGATTTTACTAATTGCAGCTTGTTTGACTCCACAAAAAGTAAAAGAATTGACCAATGTGGCACATGATTTAGGTTTAGAGGTTTTGTTGGAATTGTATACGGAAGATGAGTTGGATTGTTATTACGACGAAGTTGATTTGGTTGGTGTAAATAATAGAAATCTGAAAACATTTGAAGTAAATATTGAGAATTCTATTCGTCTTTTGAATAAATTACCGAAAGAAAAACCTGGAATTGCAGAAAGCGGTATTGATAATCCGCAAGTTGTAATGGAATTAAAAAATGCAGGTTTTAAAGGATTTTTGATGGGAGAGCATTTTATGAAAACCAACAATCCTGGACAGGCATTTGTTAATTATGTAAATGAATTAAAAAGCTTGGAAAATGCGCATTAAGGTTTGTGGTTTGACGGATGTGAATCAAGTAGCTCAATTGGATGAAATGGGAATGCAATTTGGTGGTTTTATATTTTATCCGAGATCGCCGAGGTATGTTTTCAATTCACTTTCAGCACAACAAATCAAAAAAATAAAAGGTAAAATAAATAAAGTTGGAGTATTTGTTAATGCACCACAAGAGGAAGTACTCAAAACGATCGATGATTGTGGTTTGTATGTGGCGCAATTGCATGGAGACGAAACACCTAAATATTGCGAACGAATTTCGGAATACATTACAGTCGTAAAAGCATTTCAAGTAAGTTCGCCAGAAGAAATTGAATGGCGAATACATGAATATCAAGATGTCGCTGATATGTTTTTGTTCGATACTCCAGGATTGGGATATGGAGGCACTGGAAAGAAATTTGATTGGAAAGGCTTAAAAAATTTAAATATAGGAAAACCATTTTTTCTTAGTGGAGGTATCGGTCCGGAAGATCATGAGCAAGTGAAAGAATTTATGGAATTTCCAATAGCAAAAGATTTATTTTCGTTAGATATTAATAGTCGTTTCGAAGTTGAACCAGGCGTAAAAGATTTGGAAAAAATTAAAACATTTGCTAACCATTTAAATTCTAAATAATTGAATACCAAACTACTTGCTTTGCTTATTTTCAGTTTTATATTAAACAGTCTTTTAGCCCAACGTCGTGTTGAGTCTATAAAAGATGATAAAACTGCAATTAAATTTATTAAAAATTATTTTTATGATGATTATAATTACGATTGGAACAAATTTCATTTAATAAAAGGAGATGAGTGGACTGGGCTTTTTAATATTAGTAAGCATTTAGAAGATTCTTTAATTGCAAATCAAAAATATCTAGGTTGGGTAAAATTAGATATGAATGAGGACAAAAAAGAGGATTTAATTGTTAGCGGATATTTTTCTGATAAAGATATTCCTGAACCGGAATTTGGTTTATTTGTATTTCTATCCAGAAAAGATGGATATTATGATGTGCATGATTTGAAGTTCTCCGATCAGAAAACATATCCCTTATACATATCAGAAACAATTTTTATGGATAATAAAATTCCGATGATTAGGCTTATAGATTGGGCTCCTGATGCTATGAAATTGAACAATTTACCATTTGCTGTTGATACAGTCTTTCATTTTGATAAATATTTTATTAATTACAATTCTCACCCATTGGCGAATTGGGTTCAATCCGTGCAGATGGATATTAAAAATCAAGAAGGGATTCATACTAAGTTGTCTATTACTGACATGGATTCAGTTTCTATTGGAAAGATTAATTTAGAATATTTAAGGGGTAATAAATGGAATAAGATTATAGGAAAATTATATCCAGATATATACATAGGATTAGATCAATTGATTAATTATGGATTGACTACTTCCGATTTTGCTATTAATGTAACAGGAAATTATATGGATGAAAATTATTTGTCAATTAAATTTTTAAACGGAAAAGCAGTCTCATTAAGTAACTTTACGACCCGGAATAGATATACATTTGATGCAATTTGTTCTTGGTTGATAGAATTAAATGGCTATGTACATTATCTACATGAGCAAAAAGAGAATAATAAAAATAAAAACTAAGTCGTATGCGTAAGCTTTTAGTGATCATTTTCAGCTTTGCTAGTTCTATTG from Rhizosphaericola mali includes:
- a CDS encoding anthranilate synthase component I family protein, with the protein product MTRIETNCTKMLFDVQTPVAIYLRLRDQFRDTVLLEGADYQSAEDAFSLIGINAIGGVEVTDDDTIELKYPLKKTQKIKISDAQKVTDILWNYMKGYEVTTSEDDFVRRAQGLFGYATYNAVHFFDTIQLKSYNKEPEREIPLMRYRLYQYVLVINHFKSEMYLCENVISRLESNLEKVQALVEGRDIPQYKFRLNGGEIPNVTDADYIEMVKKGIQSCKRGDVFQIVPSRRYAQKFEGDDFNVYRTLRSVNPSPYMFYFDYGNYKLFGSSPESQLLIQDQTAIVHPIAGTYKRTGNLLEDKKLGELLQNDPKEKAEHTMLVDLARNDLSRNCTDVKVNYFKEVHHFSHVLHLVSEVAGSLEKDTNPFKVLANNFPAGTLSGAPKFKAMQLIDEIEGNSRSYYAGTIGFVGFNGNFKHAIMIRSILSKSNTLYYQAGAGVVAKSIPENELQEVNNKLGALKLAIQKAEQV
- the trpD gene encoding anthranilate phosphoribosyltransferase codes for the protein MKQLLQSLFKYKTLSREEAKAILIEISQGKYSDFEISSFITVFAMRSITIAELQGFVDALLELSVPVDLGTHEVLDIVGTGGDGKNTFNISTLACFIVAGAGQKVVKQGNYGASSVSGSSNVIENMGYKFKNDSELLKKELAEANICFLHAPLFHPALKAVGAIRKSLGFRTFFNLLGPLVNPARPKFQLLGVYNLEAERLYNYFLQESGRQFAVVHSLDGYDEVSLTGDSKVITNAGERIFTPEALGKRQVFPEDIYGGDTPEAAAEIFKTIISGKGSWSQNAVVLANAALGLHCTGKYATYEDAYQAAVVSLESGKALNALNTLIALQ
- a CDS encoding GNAT family N-acetyltransferase; its protein translation is MENIRLQDAAEEDFELLYQIKTRSILPYVDQIWGWEEAVQKEFLRNETPISEVQLIFFEEKAVGFVQLKIKENEVFIGSLFIMDDFQGLGIGSYILDKLIAEYFIVRLEVLKINHRATKLYQSKGLKIVGENELKYFMQIN
- the hisB gene encoding bifunctional histidinol-phosphatase/imidazoleglycerol-phosphate dehydratase HisB — protein: MAKKVLFIDRDGTIINEVPPTYQIDSFEKLSFYPKVLQYLALITQDLDYELVMISNQDGLGTDSFPEDTFWPVQHFIERTLEGEGIHFSASFFDKTFAKDNAPTRKPQTGMLVDYINNPEYDLANSYVIGDRITDVQLAKNLGAKAIWLNNDPELGAEEIANADELSNTIALQSSDWKEIFSYLKFGLRQCSVDRDTNETKIHIELNIDGTGKSDIETGIGFFDHMLDQIARHGKMDLKIKTKGDLHVDEHHTIEDTGIALGEAFAALLKDKRGIERYGFALPMDDAEAKVLIDFGGRSWIIWNAEFHREKVGEMPTEMFFHFFKSFSDAAHCNLNIECKGDNEHHKIEAIFKAFAKAIRMAVKRDLLSNYLPSTKGVL
- a CDS encoding four helix bundle protein — encoded protein: MNAKENLLKEKSFQFAIRIVKLYQHLNTSFHEFILSKQLLRSGTAVGALIREAQNAESKADFIHKLGIAQKECDETLYWLELLKEIAFLTEKEFESIAINATELLKMSRSAIITTKNNS
- a CDS encoding anthranilate synthase component II, with amino-acid sequence MKILVFDNYDSFTYNLVQLIERIIGEKVDVFRNDKISLDEVEKYDKIVLSPGPGIPEEAGLLLPLIKRFAPTKSILGVCLGEQAIGEAFGAKLTNLSEVFHGIATDIQKTEVKAPLFEGLPDTFEVGRYHSWVVDNENFPESLEVTTRDAEGFIMGLQHKTYDVQGVQFHPESILTPVGEKILRNWLDK